TCTGTTGGCAACCATACTGATTGTCAATAATCTGGTAAATGTTGCAGTAGTTATCTTATGTAACTATTTTATCAGCTCCGTCATACACTTCGGAAACGCCGAAATATTAAGTTTTATCCTTCAAACCATCGTCCTGACTTTTCTTTTATTGCTTTTCGGAGAAGTAATGCCCAAGTTCTATGCCAATCAGAATTCTTTGAAATGGGCACGCAAAGCTGCACATGGTCTGGCAATCCTGCAAAAAGTATTTTATCCCATGGCTACTTTTCTGGTAAAGTCCACCCATGTCGTCCATAAACACGTTTCGAAAAAGAACATAAACCTGTCGATGAACGAACTGTCCCAGGCTTTGGAAATGACTCAGGTAGAGGCTAACGAAGAAAAAGCCATGCTGGAAGGTATAATAAAATTCGGGGGAAAAACGGTAGAAGAAGTAATGACTTCCCGGGTAGACATGACCGATGTGGATATTCGGACCACTTTCGATGAGCTAATACAACAAGTAGTTGAATCGGGATATTCACGAATGCCCGTATATGAAGGCTCACAGGATACGATCAAAGGAATTATATATAGTAAAGACCTTTTACCGTACATCGGAGAAAAAGCCGATTTCGAATGGCAAAAGTTACTGCGTGCCGCATATTTCGTACCTGAAACAAAAATGATAGACGACCTGCTGGAAGAATTCCGTACAAGAAAAATTCACATGGCTATAGTAGTAGATGAATTCGGAGGCACATCCGGGATTGTTACAATGGAGGATATTCTGGAAGAAATAGTAGGCGATATAAGCGACGAATACGACGATGAAGAGCAACAATATATCAGAGTTGCAGACGATACCTATATTTTCGAAGGGAAAACATTATTGAACGATTTTTATAAAATAACAGGACTGGATGAGGATATATTCAAGGATAAAACAGAAGATGTCGAAACCCTCGCCGGTCTTATATTAGGTATAAAAGAAGATTTCCCGAAAGTAAAAGAACATATCGTTTACGACTGCTGTGACTTTTTGGTTCTTGAAATAGACAAACGCCGTATTATAAAAGTTAAAGTAAAAATAAATTCCGAAAATATTTCGGATAAATAACAATAAGAGTTTTCAGATCATGAATACAAAGAGAAGAAAACATTATAACTGGTTCTCGGGAATCTTCCTGCTACTTATCGTTTTGCTATTACTGTTAATATCTCCCGGATGCAGACAGGATTACAGCCCAAAACCGGACAGTTATTTTCGTATCGATGCCTATCCGGATAGTTTTCAGATAATTCCCGCAGGCTTTCCTTTATCTTTCGAGGTCCAGAATCAAACCATAATTTCGGGAACCGACTCTATAAACCAGACCGGTGTAAAATGGATTAATATAACTTATCCCCGTTATCAGGCAACAATATATTGCAGTTTTCACCCGGTTTTAGGCAAACAATCTTTGTCCCATTTGTTGGAAGAGAGCAAAGAACTGGTTTACCGGCATAGTGTCCGGGCTGAAGCCATAAAAGCCGGACAATATGAAGATAATGAGAACCACATATATGCGACCCTTTACGAATTATCGGGAGAAAGTGCAACCCCCCTTCAATTCGTTGTCACCGATAGTACACATTATATGTTTCGCGGAGCCCTTTATTTTAATCATAAAGTCCGTTCAGATTCCGTTGCTCCTGTTCTCGGATATATATCTAAGGATATTACCCGCCTCATAGAAACTATACAATACCGTCCGTAATGTCCGTATACGAAATATTTGTTACAGAAACAGACATTAAAATAGGGCTGTGGAAACTGACGGAAACTCCGGAAGAACTACAGGCATTAGGAAATAATTCTCTTTATTACGACTTGTTTAAAAAGCATCATACGGTAAAAAGACAAAAAGAAGTACTTGCCTCCAGGCTTTTATTACGGCAACTCACAGGAGAAGACAATGCCGTAAATTACACCGCTTCGGGACGCCCCTGTTTGCAGGGAGATCTTTCCGGTATATCTATATCACACACAGGCGATATAGTAGCCGTGGCCTTGCATCCCCAAAAAAATATAGGAATAGACATTGAAAAAATAGGAGAAAAGATAAGCCGTGTCTCCGGCAGATTTATCGGCAGAGAAGAACTATTTTTACAAAATCCGGTAGGACTGCATCTGGCTTGGAGCATCAAAGAGGCATTATACAAAGCCATACAGGCAGAAGGGATAGATCTCATTAAACACCTGCACATACATCCTTTCGAATTACAGGAATCGGGAATTTTTACAGCACATGAAACCCGCACGTCCCAGCAATACACGTATAAAGGATACTATAAAATATACCCTTCGTTTGTTCTCGCCTGTTGTATCCAGGTTTAAATCTTTACAGTAATTCCGCCTTGAAACCTGCGGCTCGCACAGCATCCAATACTTTCTCCGCCGGAACATCCGCATGTACCGTTAATATCTTTTCCGGAACCATAAGATCTATATTCCATTGGTCGGGAGATAAAAAAGTATTTAAATGTTCTCCTATTTTGGCTATGCATCCGCCACATTTGGCATTTGTTTTAATCTTTATCATATTATATAACTATTTATAATTTCATCCATTTCAACCTGAGACTGTTCAAAACTACCGAAACAGAACTGAATGCCATAGCCGCACTTGCCCACATAGGATTAAGGAGCAAGCCGTAAACCGGATATAATACTCCGGCGGCTACAGGTATACCTATCACATTATAGATAAAAGCCCAAAACAGATTCTGGCGGATCAGCCTCACCGTTCTTTTCGACAATTTCCGGGCAAAAGCGACACGACGCAGATCAGAATTCATTATCGTTATCATAGCAACATCCATAGCTATATCCGTTCCTTTGCCCATAGCTATACTTACATCGGCACGGGCGAGCGCTTGTGAATCATTAATTCCGTCACCCACCATAGCAACAATCTTACCTGATTTTTGAAGCCTATTTACAAATGCTTCTTTTTCTCCGGGAAGAACCTCGGCTTCGAAATGAGTTATTCCTAATTGTGCTGCAACAACCGAAGCATTTTTTTTACCATCCCCGGTCAGCATATAAACTTCCATTCCTTCATTCCGCAACATCGACACGGCATCAACGGAGCTTTCCTTCACAGGATCGGCTATTGCCAGCACCGCATATACGGTAGCCTCCCGGCCAAAGAAAACAACGCTGTACCCTTCTTCCTGCCACCCTGAAATACGAGATGATTCTTCCGGACTCATCGTAACCCCTTCTTCTACGGCAAGAGTCTGGCTGCCTATCCACCAAATATTTTGATTAAATGTAAAACGGACACCTTTTCCTGTGATACTTTCAAAAGAATCCAGCTCCAAATTCTTCGCACCTTTATCTTTCATGAATAAAGCTATAGCGGAAGCAAGCGGATGTTCCGAGCGGGATTCCGCAGAGAACAGCAAAGAACGGTAAAGTTCCTGTTCTTCTCCCGGCCATAATATACGAACCACCCTGGGAGATCCTTCGGTCAACGTTCCTGTCTTATCCAGCACCACAGCATCTACTTTACACATATTTTCCAAGGCGAAAGCATCTTTTATTAACACCTGATTCTCTGCCCCTCGGCCAATTCCCACCATAAGAGCTGTAGGTGTTGCCAGTCCTAAGGCACAAGGACAGGCTATCACCAGAACCGAAACCGAAGCCAACAAGGCATATGAGAAATAAGCGGTTCCTCCGAACGATAACCATACGACAAAAGTAAGCAGGGCAATAGCCATTACCGTAGGTACAAAATAGGCACTGATACGGTCCGCCATGCGTTGTACGGGAGCCTTGCTGCCCTGGGCTTCCTGTACCATACGAACAATCTGTGCAAGAACGGTAGAAGCACCCACCTCTTTAGCTACCAGTACAAATGTACCTTTCTGGTTTATAGTACCGGCCAGCACTTTATCTCCTGCAGCCTTATATATAGGCAATGGCTCCCCGCTTATCATACTTTCATCTACATACGATTCCCCCGAAGCTACTATCCCGTCCACAGGAATCTTTTCACCAGGATGAACACGAACTGAATCCCCTACGGTAAGCTCCGAGACCGATATCTCTTTTTCCGTTCCGTCTTCCTGCACAAGTGCTGCAGTCTTAGGCTGTAGCCCCATCAATCCTTTGATTGCAGACGACGTGTTGTTCTTCGCTCTTTCTTCCAGAAGTTTCCCCGTCAACACAAACGCGATAATCATAGCCGCCGCCTCATAATATACGTGAGGAACGATTCCCCTTTCCAGCCAGAATTGAGGATAAAACGTATTAAAAAGACTGAATAAAAATGCAATAGATGTACTCATGGCAACCAGCGTATCCATATTGGCGACACCGCTTCTCATGGCTTTCCAGCCCGAAATGAAAAAAGAACGGCCGAATACGAACAAAACGGGAACCGTAAATAACAGCATAATCCAGTCAAGCTGCCTGTTGTGCATAAAGAACATAGAAATAATCATGACGGGTAAAGCACACGCCCATGCTCCGATAGTCTTATTCCGCATCGACAGGTAATGTTTTCTCCTGATATTCTCGACTGCATCGGCATCTCCGTCTTCGATCACCAGATCATATCCCGATGATTGCACGGCTTCCCGTATTTGCCGGAGATTTATTTTTTGAGGATCATAAACGACGGTAAGAGTATTAGAAGCAAAATTCACCGAAGCCTCCGACACTCCCGTAAGATTCCTGACCGTATTTTCCACATTGGCCGCGCACATCACACAGCTCATGTCCAAAACGGGTATCACTTTCTTAATCATAACCTAAAACATTTATGTTATAACACCCGCAATCCTTTTTTGCTCAATAAGATCAATCTTCGGGAACCTGTCCACCTTCCAGAGATTGTATCATAGTACACTTTCCATTCAAGGTAGCATTAGGTTCAATAGACAGTTTGCGGGCCTGAATATCCCCTTCCAGATATGATGTGGACTTAAGTACCAGCATTTCGGAGACCAATACGTTACCGGTTACATGCCCCATGATCTCGGCATTAACTGCAATGATATCTCCTACTACCCGTCCCTGTTCCCCGATAATCACTTTTCCTTCGCACTCCAGTCCTCCTTCTAAAGTTCCGTCAATACGTATATCCTTACGGGAAACAATTTTTCCCACGATAGTAGTTTCAGCCGTAAGTGCATTATGGGTAAGCCCCGTTGCCTGATTATCTTTTGCCATATCCGTACTCCTCTTTAATAATTTAAGTACAAAAATAAAAGAATCGTTCCAATAAACGGCTTCAACAAACAAAAAAGTTCATAATTTATACAATCGAATTATCCGAAGTTTTTTGGAGTTTTTTGTTCCTATTCCAAAATGATATCTATTTTTGTATGCACATCTAAACCTAACAGAAATGAAAACAGCCATACAATTAGGCAATATGCGCTTTTATGCGTTTCATGGAGTAAACGAACAGGAAAACCGCGTAGGAAATAATTACACCGTACAGCTTACTGTAAAAGCGTCCCTGAAACAAGCGATGCTGACCGATGATATTTCCGATACACTCAATTATGCCGAACTGTACGAAACAGTTCGCAAAGAAATGGAAATACCGTCCAGATTACTGGAACACGTAGCCGGCCGTATTATCTTGTCCATACAAAACAGATTCCCCGAAATAAAAGGGGGGAAACTTACAGTCACAAAAGAAAAACCACCTATCAGCGGAGATGTAGAATCAGCCTCGGTCGTTATCAAATGGTAAATTCAGGTACTACCGGTTCTCCCAAACCGCAATATGCAATTTACAACAATACCGATATAACAACCGCCCGCAAATAATTGCGGGCGGTTGTTATGATACGGCGTTTTTATTTTGCCGGAATCTTATCTATCCGCCTTTGATGACGCCCTCCTTCGAAACCGGTATTCAAAAATACGTTTACTATCTTTTCAGCCTCTTCGTCGCTGATAAAACGTCCAGGCATAACCAGTACATTCGCATCGTTATGCTGACGCGCCAGACGCCCCAGCTCCTCGGTCCAGCAAAGTGCCGCACGTATACCCTGATGTTTGTTCAACGTCATATTGATACCGTTACCACTGCCGCATATAGCAATACCCGGATAGCACTCTCCTGCCTCGACCGCTACAGCCAGAGGATGTGCATAATCGGCATAGTCACAACTCTCGGCCGACCAGCAACCAAAATCTTTATAAGAAATACCTTGCTTATCCAGCAACTGTATCACAAACTGCTTCATATCATAACCGGCGTGATCGCTGGCGAGCCCGACCGAAATATTTGTTTTCAGAATACTCATGATACTTATTTTGAAAGTTTATTATTATACAAAAATAACACATATATCCCGTATATCAAATGTTTTTCTCCAGTTTATAATATCGGGTAACACAGCCGGGAAGTTCTTCCGGATAATGGGTTACATATACCAACGTCTTTCCCGGACGTCGGCAAAATTCATCGATAACACAGGAAACATGCTTTTTTAAAACAACATCCAGTCCATGCAAAGGTTCATCCAAAATGATCAGGTCCGGATCTTTTACGAAAACACGAGCCAGTAAGACCAAACGTTGTTCCCCACCCGAAAGGGAAAGAAAGGAACGCTCCCCGAGGTTGTCTATACCAAAAACAGCCATCCATTTCCATGCTGTCTCCTCCTGACTTTTTGTACAAGCACGAAACACTCCAACAGAATCAAAAAAGCCGGAAGAGACAACACGTATAGCCGGAATATCTTCCCTATAAAATAAATGCATCTCCGGAGAAATATATCCTATACGTTTTTTTATCTCCCAAATACTCTCTCCCGTTCCTCTTCTGCGGTCGAAAAGATATAATATGTTAGCATAAGATTGTGGATTATCAGCATAGACAAGACTTAGTAATGTGGATTTTCCACAACCGTTAGGCCCAAGAAGGGCCCATTTCTCACCATTTCCAACAGACCAATCCAGCTCTTTCAGAATAATACGGTTTTTATATTTAACCGTACAATGTTCCATACGAAAAGTAATTTTATGTGTAGATGCAGAACGAACCGGCACAGGTAAAACAGGAAATCTCATTCCCGGACGGATGAATAATTTAGCTAATAGAACTTTATCTGCCTGAAATTTTTCCCGGGAAACAACAGGAAAATAATCACCGTTACTCACAGGTAATACATGAGTTATCACAGAAGGAATATCAGAAGGGTCGGATAATATGAGAACAAGTTGCAAAAGCCCCTGTTTCCCTATTTCCTCAAGCATATCGCTGAACATCCTGCGGGAAACTTCATCGAGCCCGATAAAAGGATTATCGATAATCAATATACGTGGATTTTCAGCCAGAATTCTTAATAGCAAAAATTTCCTCAGCTCCCCGCTAGACAGGTAAACTATCTTTTTTTGCAGCATTTCTTCTATGCCAAAAAGTCCGTACAACCGTCGAAACAAAACGCCTTGCATCTTTTCCCCTAAAATGTCCTTTACGATAGGAACATCCTCATTTTCTCCGGAATGCCAACGTTGTTGGTAATAGGTATTCCGGCTATCTGTCATTGTATATATATCCTTAAAAGATATGGACTTTACCGTATCGCACAAACGTAAATCCCCGCTGACTTGTACAAATCCGTGTTTCAAAGCGGTTTTCCCACTCAATATATCGGTCAGTAAAGTTTTTCCACTCCCGGTCGCTCCTACCACAGCCCACTGTTCACCTCTGTTTATCCGCCAATTCAAAGGTCTTTTCAACCCCAATTCCGGCAAACGTGATACAGCATCTTGAACGGTAATTATTCTATCCATATTTTTTCTTGCTATACTGGCAAAGATATAATTATTTACGAGGAAGACCCAGAATATTTCCAATCGGATACCAGATATTAATTTGCCTTTATATAAAAAACGATATGTAAAACAAATATGGAATCGGGCATAACGAACTAATAAGCACTCATTTTGTTAATATAATATACTATCTACACAAAACAATTCAAAAAAGTTTATATCAACTTCATTAAATATAGCTAAAATGAAATTTATTATAATCACATAACATATTAATTATAAATATTTTACAAAACAAAACATGTGTAAAATCATCATATTTTTACATATATTAAGGTCTTACCCGACATGAGTATCTACAACACGCATAAATTGTCATATATTTGTCTCGCGAATGTTACATAACCATTGAGACAATAGGCTTGCATTACGTTAAACTAATTATATGATCAAATTCAACGACAAGATATATAGGATATTTATACTCATTATATTCCTTACGATAAGTATAATAAATGTTTCTGGAAATAATATGCCGGAAAAACAGCGGGCCGATACA
This portion of the Barnesiella propionica genome encodes:
- the gldD gene encoding gliding motility lipoprotein GldD, with product MNTKRRKHYNWFSGIFLLLIVLLLLLISPGCRQDYSPKPDSYFRIDAYPDSFQIIPAGFPLSFEVQNQTIISGTDSINQTGVKWINITYPRYQATIYCSFHPVLGKQSLSHLLEESKELVYRHSVRAEAIKAGQYEDNENHIYATLYELSGESATPLQFVVTDSTHYMFRGALYFNHKVRSDSVAPVLGYISKDITRLIETIQYRP
- a CDS encoding heavy-metal-associated domain-containing protein; amino-acid sequence: MIKIKTNAKCGGCIAKIGEHLNTFLSPDQWNIDLMVPEKILTVHADVPAEKVLDAVRAAGFKAELL
- the rpiB gene encoding ribose 5-phosphate isomerase B; amino-acid sequence: MSILKTNISVGLASDHAGYDMKQFVIQLLDKQGISYKDFGCWSAESCDYADYAHPLAVAVEAGECYPGIAICGSGNGINMTLNKHQGIRAALCWTEELGRLARQHNDANVLVMPGRFISDEEAEKIVNVFLNTGFEGGRHQRRIDKIPAK
- a CDS encoding heavy metal translocating P-type ATPase; the protein is MIKKVIPVLDMSCVMCAANVENTVRNLTGVSEASVNFASNTLTVVYDPQKINLRQIREAVQSSGYDLVIEDGDADAVENIRRKHYLSMRNKTIGAWACALPVMIISMFFMHNRQLDWIMLLFTVPVLFVFGRSFFISGWKAMRSGVANMDTLVAMSTSIAFLFSLFNTFYPQFWLERGIVPHVYYEAAAMIIAFVLTGKLLEERAKNNTSSAIKGLMGLQPKTAALVQEDGTEKEISVSELTVGDSVRVHPGEKIPVDGIVASGESYVDESMISGEPLPIYKAAGDKVLAGTINQKGTFVLVAKEVGASTVLAQIVRMVQEAQGSKAPVQRMADRISAYFVPTVMAIALLTFVVWLSFGGTAYFSYALLASVSVLVIACPCALGLATPTALMVGIGRGAENQVLIKDAFALENMCKVDAVVLDKTGTLTEGSPRVVRILWPGEEQELYRSLLFSAESRSEHPLASAIALFMKDKGAKNLELDSFESITGKGVRFTFNQNIWWIGSQTLAVEEGVTMSPEESSRISGWQEEGYSVVFFGREATVYAVLAIADPVKESSVDAVSMLRNEGMEVYMLTGDGKKNASVVAAQLGITHFEAEVLPGEKEAFVNRLQKSGKIVAMVGDGINDSQALARADVSIAMGKGTDIAMDVAMITIMNSDLRRVAFARKLSKRTVRLIRQNLFWAFIYNVIGIPVAAGVLYPVYGLLLNPMWASAAMAFSSVSVVLNSLRLKWMKL
- a CDS encoding 4'-phosphopantetheinyl transferase superfamily protein encodes the protein MSVYEIFVTETDIKIGLWKLTETPEELQALGNNSLYYDLFKKHHTVKRQKEVLASRLLLRQLTGEDNAVNYTASGRPCLQGDLSGISISHTGDIVAVALHPQKNIGIDIEKIGEKISRVSGRFIGREELFLQNPVGLHLAWSIKEALYKAIQAEGIDLIKHLHIHPFELQESGIFTAHETRTSQQYTYKGYYKIYPSFVLACCIQV
- a CDS encoding ATP-binding cassette domain-containing protein, with protein sequence MDRIITVQDAVSRLPELGLKRPLNWRINRGEQWAVVGATGSGKTLLTDILSGKTALKHGFVQVSGDLRLCDTVKSISFKDIYTMTDSRNTYYQQRWHSGENEDVPIVKDILGEKMQGVLFRRLYGLFGIEEMLQKKIVYLSSGELRKFLLLRILAENPRILIIDNPFIGLDEVSRRMFSDMLEEIGKQGLLQLVLILSDPSDIPSVITHVLPVSNGDYFPVVSREKFQADKVLLAKLFIRPGMRFPVLPVPVRSASTHKITFRMEHCTVKYKNRIILKELDWSVGNGEKWALLGPNGCGKSTLLSLVYADNPQSYANILYLFDRRRGTGESIWEIKKRIGYISPEMHLFYREDIPAIRVVSSGFFDSVGVFRACTKSQEETAWKWMAVFGIDNLGERSFLSLSGGEQRLVLLARVFVKDPDLIILDEPLHGLDVVLKKHVSCVIDEFCRRPGKTLVYVTHYPEELPGCVTRYYKLEKNI
- the gldE gene encoding gliding motility-associated protein GldE is translated as MDPDAYLSELFSNIEVVSPTVGAVIALLFAGFFLMISGFVSASEIAFFSLTSQDIQELDEDNVKDFRIKRFLDKSEYLLATILIVNNLVNVAVVILCNYFISSVIHFGNAEILSFILQTIVLTFLLLLFGEVMPKFYANQNSLKWARKAAHGLAILQKVFYPMATFLVKSTHVVHKHVSKKNINLSMNELSQALEMTQVEANEEKAMLEGIIKFGGKTVEEVMTSRVDMTDVDIRTTFDELIQQVVESGYSRMPVYEGSQDTIKGIIYSKDLLPYIGEKADFEWQKLLRAAYFVPETKMIDDLLEEFRTRKIHMAIVVDEFGGTSGIVTMEDILEEIVGDISDEYDDEEQQYIRVADDTYIFEGKTLLNDFYKITGLDEDIFKDKTEDVETLAGLILGIKEDFPKVKEHIVYDCCDFLVLEIDKRRIIKVKVKINSENISDK
- the folB gene encoding dihydroneopterin aldolase, whose amino-acid sequence is MKTAIQLGNMRFYAFHGVNEQENRVGNNYTVQLTVKASLKQAMLTDDISDTLNYAELYETVRKEMEIPSRLLEHVAGRIILSIQNRFPEIKGGKLTVTKEKPPISGDVESASVVIKW
- a CDS encoding bactofilin family protein yields the protein MAKDNQATGLTHNALTAETTIVGKIVSRKDIRIDGTLEGGLECEGKVIIGEQGRVVGDIIAVNAEIMGHVTGNVLVSEMLVLKSTSYLEGDIQARKLSIEPNATLNGKCTMIQSLEGGQVPED